Proteins encoded together in one Triticum dicoccoides isolate Atlit2015 ecotype Zavitan chromosome 7B, WEW_v2.0, whole genome shotgun sequence window:
- the LOC119340297 gene encoding glutamate receptor 2.8-like: MTSIFAAATASICLLRSGLQADDLIKNGQVQAIIWGPEVLTKANHATHLRRHRNHIPVISFSSIISPASCAFWLEDPVTVPGGYAKFGFTLGSDSITFPNPETDRQYRRKLDARKSSKSCRSKAGLNIAVPLKLGFQVFVNVTDPYSEKQNVTGYSIDIFEAAIRNLRPLPCYEYFVFNGTYDELVGNVSFGVYDGAVGDVTITAERVTTTDFTMPYTQSGVSMLVLAEDEPDTIRWTFVKPLTRKLWLATMVFFFYTGFVVWMIELPRNQEYQGSSLRQCSTALYFVFSTLTFSHGHTIKSPLSKIVVVIWCFVVLILVQSYTASLSSILTAKRLRPWMTDFDQLRHSGDFVGYQDDSFVRSFLMNHNISESRLKNYTTKEEYADALWKGSNNGGVSAIIDEIPYLTSFLSDRRYGNDFRMLGCIYKTPGFGFAFNLGSPLVHNLSTAILNLAGGDEGSRIEVKWFGTTSSPIGAGTIPDTDSAPLTLESFSGLFVITGSISTLMLLISIMRLIYAKCIELRKADVESVSYSGTDDESRLLQNGIGGNPSPDQQPLHEAGNNHSGGVHMSGENAGDTEPDPVRQNGMHGGSVPAGHIQIEMRNV; the protein is encoded by the exons ATGACCTCCATCTTCGCTGCAGCTACAGCCAGCATATGCCTCCTTCGCTCTGGCCTACAAG CCGATGACCTGATCAAGAATGGGCAAGTGCAAGCCATCATATGGGGCCCTGAGGTACTGACCAAAGCCAATCACGCCACACACCTGCGCCGCCACCGCAACCACATTCCGGTTATCTCCTTCTCTAGCATTATTTCCCCCGCATCGTGTGCCTTCTGGCTGGAAGATCCTGTAACAGTTCCTGGAGGCTATGCTAAGTTTGGCTTTACACTTGGAAGTGACAGCATAACCTTTCCTAATCCAGAAACCGATAGACAATACAGAAGAAAACTAGATGCACGAAAATCAAGTAAGAGTTGCAGAAGCAAGGCAGGGCTGAATATAGCTGTGCCGCTGAAACTAGGCTTTCAAGTTTTTGTGAATGTTACTGATCCTTATTCCGAGAAACAAAATGTCACTGGCTACAGCATTGATATCTTCGAGGCTGCTATCAGGAATTTACGTCCTCTCCCGTGCTATGAATATTTTGTCTTCAATGGTACTTATGATGAGCTAGTAGGCAACGTGTCTTTCGGG GTCTATGATGGTGCAGTAGGGGATGTGACCATAACGGCTGAACGAGTCACCACCACCGACTTTACAATGCCATACACACAGTCTGGTGTGTCTATGCTTGTGCTTGCCGAGGATGAACCGGATACAATCCGCTGGACATTTGTAAAGCCACTAACTCGGAAGCTCTGGTTGGCAACCATGGTCTTCTTCTTCTATACTGGCTTTGTCGTGTGGATGATTGAACTACCTAGAAATCAGGAGTACCAAGGATCAAGTTTGAGACAGTGTAGCACCGCCCTCTACTTTGTTTTCTCCACTTTGACATTTTCTCATG GTCATACTATTAAAAGCCCCTTGTCAAAAATTGTTGTGGTGATATGGTGCTTTGTAGTGCTGATTCTTGTCCAGAGCTACACAGCAAGCCTGTCATCCATTCTGACTGCAAAAAGACTCCGTCCTTGGATGACAGATTTTGACCAGCTCCGGCACAGTGGTGACTTTGTAGGATACCAAGATGATTCATTTGTGCGGTCGTTCTTGATGAATCATAACATCAGTGAAAGCAGGTTAAAGAACTACACCACGAAAGAAGAATATGCTGATGCTTTGTGGAAGGGGTCCAATAATGGAGGGGTGTCGGCTATCATTGATGAGATCCCCTATTTGACTTCTTTCCTCTCAGACCGTCGGTATGGAAATGATTTTAGGATGCTCGGGTGCATTTACAAGACTCCTGGATTTGGTTTT GCATTTAATCTAGGTTCTCCGCTAGTTCATAATCTTTCGACTGCCATCCTGAACCTAGCAGGAGGGGATGAGGGATCACGAATCGAAGTGAAATGGTTTGGCACAACTTCATCGCCGATAGGTGCTGGCACAATCCCAGACACTGATTCCGCGCCTCTCACTTTAGAAAGTTTCTCCGGTCTCTTCGTCATCACGGGATCCATTTCAACTCTCATGCTGCTGATAAGCATTATGAGGTTGATTTATGCCAAATGCATTGAGTTGAGAAAGGCTGATGTGGAAAGTGTCAGCTACAGTGGCACTGACGATGAGTCCCGTCTGTTGCAGAATGGCATAGGTGGCAACCCCAGCCCTGATCAACAACCATTACATGAAGCTGGCAATAATCATTCCGGGGGTGTCCATATGAGTGGCGAAAATGCTGGGGACACAGAGCCAGACCCAGTGCGGCAGAATGGCATGCATGGTGGCTCTGTCCCTGCAGGACACATTCAGATTGAGATGCGCAATGTCTAA